In Symmachiella dynata, the following are encoded in one genomic region:
- a CDS encoding SDR family NAD(P)-dependent oxidoreductase: MLPGVKQFDMTGRVAIVTGGSKGLGTAMAAGLASCGADLLLTSRHADEAEAAAAEIAENFGHRAVGIASDVTDPVAVEAMVLRALEEFGKIDILINNAGINIRGPIDELTYEEFKQVQDINVNGVWLCSQAVTPYMKQQNYGRIINLSSTLGLVGLANRTPYATSKGAVAQMTRALGLELAPHGINVNAICPGPFLTPMNVPIAETKEAKESIVGATACQRWGELQEIQGAAIFLASDAASYMVGSMLVVDGGWTAK; encoded by the coding sequence ATGTTACCTGGAGTGAAGCAATTTGATATGACCGGCCGCGTGGCGATCGTCACCGGTGGGTCGAAGGGGTTGGGGACGGCGATGGCGGCGGGGTTGGCTTCTTGCGGAGCGGATCTGCTGCTGACGAGTCGTCATGCCGACGAGGCGGAAGCAGCTGCGGCGGAGATTGCTGAGAATTTCGGGCACCGCGCCGTCGGGATTGCCAGCGACGTCACCGATCCAGTTGCGGTCGAAGCGATGGTGCTCCGCGCGTTAGAAGAATTCGGCAAGATCGACATTCTCATCAACAACGCCGGCATCAACATTCGCGGGCCGATTGACGAGTTGACCTACGAAGAATTCAAGCAGGTGCAGGATATCAATGTCAACGGCGTCTGGCTTTGCTCGCAAGCGGTCACGCCGTATATGAAACAACAAAACTACGGGCGGATCATCAACCTGTCGAGCACGCTGGGCTTGGTCGGCTTGGCGAATCGGACCCCCTATGCAACCAGTAAGGGAGCGGTGGCGCAAATGACGCGAGCGCTCGGTCTGGAATTGGCGCCGCACGGCATCAACGTGAACGCGATTTGCCCCGGCCCGTTTTTAACGCCAATGAACGTGCCGATTGCCGAGACCAAAGAAGCTAAAGAATCGATCGTCGGTGCAACCGCGTGCCAGCGTTGGGGCGAGCTGCAGGAAATCCAAGGAGCCGCCATCTTCCTCGCCAGCGATGCCGCCAGTTACATGGTGGGGAGTATGCTGGTCGTGGATGGGGGATGGACGGCGAAGTAG
- a CDS encoding transglutaminase family protein codes for MGMRKRVACCCCWFLLASLLTEPLFSAEEIETAKPTAADSKIRLPSESPLTVQQLAKIADKAVVEITVTGRRGDRVGLGTGFVIEPDGLIATNLHVIAEARPITVKTSQGDSYPAEVVHASDRKLDLALIKIKAENLPALPLGDSDSVENGQPVIALGNPYGLNNSVVSGVISGTREIDGRNMLQLAIPIETGNSGGPLLDMRGRVLGLLTMKAQYTANLGFAMPVNALKKLIETPNPVPIERWLTIGALDPQEWTPHLGATWRQRSGRMTVEGTGSGFGGRSFVLSTAEVPELPFEVAVTLRLDDESGAAGLVFHSDGNDRHYGFYPSGARMRLTRFDGPDVLSWTILKHQYTPKYRAGDWNTIKVRIEEKRILCYVNDELVFESEDRGLTSGQVGLAKFRDTEAEFKNFQVAKSIPKTSIDPAVASRIEGVVGEIATTGPPSKPLVETLLPDSPASLTVLRRRAVKLEKQAAQLRKLADEIHQHATVAELVKTLTADEEQIDLLQAALLVAKLDNDELDPALYQKEINRMARGIQKDLPDDASESDKLAALNSAMFADLGYHGSRTNYYHKSNSYLNEVIDDREGLPISLSVLYMELARRIGLNVVGVGLPGHFIVRHEPQEGDSQLIDPFDGGEFLSRESAAMMLQANRGIPLTDEHLKTATKRDIVIRMLSNLLGLAQEEQDPEGMLRYVTAIVEVDNQAAQSRWIRAVLRFQTERREAAAEDADWLLEHRPDGINLQRVEELRGILDRPR; via the coding sequence ATGGGAATGCGAAAGCGCGTTGCATGTTGTTGCTGTTGGTTTCTCTTAGCCTCGTTGCTCACGGAGCCGTTGTTCTCGGCGGAGGAGATCGAGACCGCAAAACCAACAGCCGCAGATTCAAAGATCCGCCTTCCCAGCGAATCGCCGCTGACGGTTCAACAGCTAGCAAAAATTGCCGATAAAGCGGTCGTTGAAATCACCGTCACGGGACGGCGGGGAGACCGCGTGGGTTTGGGGACGGGATTTGTGATTGAGCCGGACGGCTTGATTGCAACGAATCTGCACGTCATCGCCGAAGCGCGGCCGATCACCGTCAAGACCTCCCAAGGGGACTCTTACCCTGCAGAGGTTGTGCACGCGTCGGACCGCAAACTCGATTTGGCGTTGATCAAAATCAAAGCCGAGAATTTACCCGCGCTGCCGCTGGGGGATTCCGACAGTGTGGAAAACGGCCAGCCAGTGATCGCGTTGGGCAATCCCTATGGACTGAACAACAGTGTGGTCAGCGGCGTGATCTCCGGGACGCGTGAAATCGATGGCCGCAACATGCTGCAATTGGCGATTCCGATCGAGACCGGTAATAGCGGTGGTCCGTTGCTCGACATGCGGGGGCGGGTGTTGGGCTTATTGACGATGAAGGCGCAATACACGGCCAACCTGGGATTTGCCATGCCGGTCAATGCGCTCAAAAAATTGATTGAAACCCCCAACCCGGTGCCGATCGAGCGGTGGCTGACGATCGGGGCGCTCGATCCTCAAGAATGGACGCCGCACTTGGGAGCCACGTGGCGGCAACGTTCCGGGCGGATGACCGTGGAAGGAACCGGCAGCGGATTCGGCGGCCGGTCGTTTGTGTTGAGTACCGCCGAGGTTCCCGAGTTGCCGTTTGAGGTCGCCGTGACCTTGCGATTGGACGACGAAAGCGGCGCGGCTGGGTTAGTGTTTCACTCCGATGGCAACGATCGGCATTATGGATTTTATCCCAGCGGCGCGCGGATGCGGTTAACGCGTTTCGACGGGCCCGATGTGCTCTCCTGGACGATTCTCAAACACCAATATACGCCCAAATATCGCGCCGGTGATTGGAACACCATTAAAGTGCGCATCGAAGAGAAACGCATCTTGTGTTATGTGAATGACGAATTGGTGTTCGAATCCGAAGACCGCGGGCTGACGTCCGGCCAAGTCGGGTTGGCGAAGTTTCGTGACACAGAGGCAGAATTCAAAAACTTTCAGGTCGCCAAATCGATCCCTAAAACAAGCATCGACCCGGCGGTTGCGTCCCGTATTGAGGGAGTGGTTGGTGAAATTGCCACCACGGGCCCCCCTTCAAAACCGTTGGTGGAGACATTGCTGCCCGATAGCCCCGCCAGTTTGACGGTCCTTCGCAGGCGCGCTGTGAAACTGGAAAAACAGGCGGCCCAACTGCGAAAGCTGGCGGACGAAATCCACCAGCATGCGACTGTGGCTGAACTGGTGAAAACCTTAACGGCTGATGAAGAACAGATTGATCTGTTACAAGCGGCGCTGTTGGTGGCAAAGCTCGACAACGACGAACTTGATCCGGCGCTCTATCAAAAGGAAATCAACCGCATGGCGCGCGGGATTCAAAAAGATCTCCCCGACGATGCGTCGGAGTCCGACAAATTGGCCGCATTGAATAGCGCCATGTTCGCCGACCTTGGCTATCACGGCAGCCGCACCAACTATTATCACAAATCCAACAGCTACTTGAATGAGGTGATCGACGATCGCGAAGGGTTGCCGATATCGCTCTCGGTGCTCTACATGGAATTGGCACGTCGTATCGGTCTGAACGTTGTCGGGGTGGGGCTGCCTGGGCATTTCATCGTGCGGCACGAACCCCAGGAAGGGGACTCACAACTGATTGATCCCTTTGACGGCGGCGAATTTCTCAGCCGAGAATCGGCAGCGATGATGCTCCAAGCCAACCGCGGGATCCCGCTCACCGACGAGCATTTGAAGACAGCCACCAAACGGGACATCGTGATTCGCATGTTGTCGAATCTGCTCGGTTTAGCGCAAGAGGAGCAAGATCCCGAAGGGATGCTACGGTATGTCACTGCCATCGTAGAAGTCGACAACCAAGCGGCTCAGTCACGCTGGATTCGCGCGGTCCTCCGCTTCCAAACCGAACGCCGCGAAGCAGCCGCCGAGGATGCCGACTGGCTGTTGGAACACCGTCCCGATGGGATCAACCTGCAGCGCGTCGAGGAGTTGCGGGGCATTCTTGACCGACCGCGTTGA
- a CDS encoding prenyltransferase/squalene oxidase repeat-containing protein, producing MELSIGGANSTSGSAKAFGASTMISSRFIAFAGPVVVVLMSASTTLAQTDYQYQYDDILVPAASADEPVAAAFSTDKAATYLQQSAAAWIGTRKCIACHTTGVHLVTRPALSASLGKPDDNLRQFALEQIIDLKMMRRETLLKGVNPVKVVYAAGGLAEWDAHITGQLSPETIDAFSFLFEIQLENGTWANTDCWPPYESDTYHVATAAAMALATAPGYLKNPPDEQAKTGISKLKKFLRSETPPHDYGKALLLWASTRMPDLIDATQKQELIEMLLSHQREDGGWSIRTFAAPESWGKGNRAEKLRSEPEFANPPSDGHQTGLAIIVLREAGLAADDPRIQKGIAWLLANQRESGRWWTRSLNTDKWHFITFSGTAYPLLALQMCDALPKVAAK from the coding sequence TTTCGGAGCATCGACGATGATATCGAGCCGCTTTATTGCCTTTGCCGGACCAGTGGTTGTTGTGCTGATGTCAGCATCGACGACCCTTGCTCAGACCGATTATCAGTACCAATACGATGATATTCTGGTTCCCGCGGCCTCGGCAGACGAACCGGTTGCAGCGGCGTTTTCGACGGACAAAGCGGCGACCTATTTGCAGCAAAGCGCAGCGGCCTGGATCGGAACACGCAAGTGCATCGCCTGCCACACAACGGGGGTGCACTTGGTCACGCGGCCTGCACTCTCCGCGTCGTTGGGAAAACCGGATGACAACTTGCGACAATTCGCGCTGGAGCAAATCATCGACCTGAAGATGATGCGGCGTGAAACATTGCTTAAAGGCGTGAACCCTGTCAAAGTGGTCTACGCTGCCGGGGGCTTGGCGGAATGGGATGCACACATCACGGGGCAGTTGTCGCCGGAGACCATTGATGCCTTTTCGTTTTTGTTTGAAATTCAACTCGAAAACGGCACCTGGGCAAATACCGATTGCTGGCCGCCGTATGAATCGGACACCTACCACGTTGCCACAGCCGCTGCCATGGCACTGGCGACGGCACCTGGGTATTTAAAAAATCCTCCGGACGAACAAGCGAAAACGGGAATCAGCAAGCTCAAGAAGTTTCTGCGCAGCGAAACACCGCCGCACGATTACGGCAAGGCGTTACTGTTGTGGGCCTCCACACGGATGCCGGACCTGATCGATGCCACGCAAAAACAAGAGCTGATCGAAATGTTACTGTCGCATCAACGCGAGGATGGTGGCTGGTCGATTCGCACGTTCGCCGCTCCGGAGAGTTGGGGCAAAGGCAACCGCGCCGAGAAACTCCGCAGCGAACCGGAATTCGCCAATCCTCCCAGCGACGGACATCAAACCGGCCTGGCAATCATCGTACTCCGTGAAGCAGGCCTTGCAGCGGATGATCCGCGGATTCAAAAGGGCATCGCTTGGCTATTGGCCAACCAGCGAGAATCGGGCCGCTGGTGGACCCGTTCGCTGAACACCGACAAATGGCATTTCATCACGTTCAGCGGAACGGCCTATCCGTTGTTGGCGCTGCAAATGTGCGACGCGCTGCCGAAGGTGGCGGCGAAGTAG